The region AAGACGGCAAAAAAACAAAAGACGCCACACCTTGTAGCCCAACGCTTTAACTGCTGGTGCCGTGTGAGCTGGAACTGTTTTGCCGTTGACCTTAAACTAACTGACGGCTTACGGCTGCTCTGTAAAAGGCTGATATTGAATCTTATTGATATACCATTCTTTGATGCCGGAGGGGGTTTGTACCAGCACTTCGTCGTCCACTTGCTTGCCAATCAGGGCGCGAGCCATGGGGGAGTTAATGGTGATGTAATTGTTTTTCGGATCCATTTCATCACTGCCCACGATGCGATAGCGCACTACGTCACCCGCCTCGTTTTCTAACTCCACCCAAGCACCAAAGAACACCTTGCCGTCTTGGCGCGGATCGTAATCGACGATTTTTAGCGCTTCCAAGCGTTTCATCAAAAAGCGGATGCGCCTGTCAATCTCTCTAAGGCGCTTCTTGCCATATATGTATTCCGCGTTCTCACTGCGGTCGCCCATGGCGGCCGCTTCTGATACCGCTTGAGTCACGGCGGGGCGCTCTACCTTCCATAGCTCTTTTAACTCTAGGTCCAGCTTATGCCAGCCGGCACGGGTGATCAGGTTGGTTTTCATCGCTAAGTCTATTTAATGGCCAAACAATTGCTGGCCATTGTGGCTGAGCAGCTGAGAAGAAGGAAGCCTGAGCAAGAGCCGACAGTCGCGAGTCATAATCCCCGCAATTAGTCCCAGGCTGGGAAAGGGTCTGGTAAATCTTGCCAGTCGAGCGCCATTTCTTGCTCTGTGAGCAAGCATTCGTCAAGCTGGCGGTGCAGTTCATGAGCGTTTAATTGCTGGCCGATAAACACCAGCTCTTGGCGTTTATCGCCAAAAGGCGCTTGCCAGTTAGCGTGAATATGGGCGCGGCTTTCCTGCTCTGTAGGCCAGTCCGCTTCGGGTATGGCCTGCCAAAATAAGCCGGCACCGCCGTGATAAGCAATGCCCCCGGCTTGATGCCATTGGCCAATAAAGTCGGGGCGGCTGGCCAACCAGAAAAACCCTTTAGAGCGCAGTAACTTGCCGGCTTGTTCGGGCTCTTGCAGCCAGTTATAGAAGCGCTGC is a window of Oceanisphaera sp. IT1-181 DNA encoding:
- the greB gene encoding transcription elongation factor GreB, which codes for MKTNLITRAGWHKLDLELKELWKVERPAVTQAVSEAAAMGDRSENAEYIYGKKRLREIDRRIRFLMKRLEALKIVDYDPRQDGKVFFGAWVELENEAGDVVRYRIVGSDEMDPKNNYITINSPMARALIGKQVDDEVLVQTPSGIKEWYINKIQYQPFTEQP